Genomic segment of Betaproteobacteria bacterium:
GAAAACGCCAGGCGACCGATGTAACTGGGACACGATGACGCGCTCGGTCCCGTTGATGACGAATGAGCCGGTGGTGGTCATGAGCGGAATCTCGCCCATGTAGACCTCCTGTTCCTTCACCTCCTTGACGGTCGGCTTGGCCGCTTCCTTGTCCATGATCGTCAACCGCACCTTGGCGCGCAGCGGCGCGGCAAAGGTCAACCCGCGCTGCTGGCATTCCTTCACATCGAAAGGCGGAATCCCAAGCTGGAAGCTGACGAAATCGAGCCGTGCATTGCCGGAGTGGCTCGCGATTGGGTAGATCGACTGGAACGCCGCCTGCAGCCCTTGAGTCTTGCGCTTGTCCGGATGCACGTCCGCCTGCAAAAACTGCGCATAGGAATTGATCTGCGTTGCCAGCAGATAAGGGACGGGCAGCACGCTCGCGCGTTTGGCGAAACTCTTGCGAATCCGCTTTTTCTCGGTGAAGGAATAAGCCATGACATCTCCGATTCACGGCAGCGGCGGGAGCCGCACGCTGCGTTCATCGACTGGTGTTTGGCGTGGTGGTTGGCCTCTACCAACCGCTGGCTGACGATGAACGGGACCCCGATCATCCGACCAAACCTGTCTTCTGCAGTCGCTTCAGAAGACAAAGAAAAACCGTTTTCAGGTTTTTCTTTGGCCTCTCCGACCCGCTCGTCAGACGGGGGAAGGCCGGCGACCGAAGCCGCCAGCCTTCCGAGTGCCTTGCTTACTTGATTTCAGCCTTGCCGCCAGCGTCTTCGAGCTGTTTCTTGATGTCTTCGGCATCCTTCTTCGGAATGGCTTCTTTGACGGGCTTCGGCGCGCCGTCTACCAGATCCTTGGCTTCCTTCAGTCCAAGACCGGTAACCGCACGAACCACTTTGATCACGTTGACCTTGTTGTCCCCAGACGAATTGAGAATGACGGTGAACTCGGTCTTTTCTTCTGCGGCAGCCGCTCCGCCACCGGCGGCGGGTGCAGCCACGGCAACCGCGGTCGCAGCCGCGGAAACGCCGAATTTTTCTTCCATGTCCTTGATGAGCTGGGACAGCTCCAGAACGGTCAAGCCTGAAATTGCTTCGAGAATGTCAGCTTTGGCTACTGCCATGTTGTTCTCCTGAAATCTTGAAAATTGTTGAGTCGCGGAATCGATTACGCAGCCTGTTTCTCTTTTTGATCCCTGACTGCAGCCACGGTACGCACGAATTTTCCAGGCACTTCATTGAGCGTCTGGACAAATTTGGCGACCGGTGCCTGCATGGTGCCCATGAGTTTCGCCAGCAATTCCTCGCGGCTGGGCATGGTGGCCAGAGTCGCGACCTGTTTCGGGGTCATGACCTGGCCAGGCATGGCGCCGGCCTTGATGACGAACTTTTCGTTCGCCTTGGCGAATTCATTGAGCACCTTCGCCGCTGCCACCGGATCGGTGGAAATGCCATAAGCGAGTGGGCCGATCATGTGCTCGGCCAGACTCTCGAACGGCGTGCCGGTTACGGCGCGGCGTGCCAGGGTGTTCTTGAGAACCCGGAGGTACACGCCCGAGTTGCGGGCTTTGGCGCGCAACGCGGTCATGTCACCGACTTCGAGGCCGCGGTATTCGGCGAGTACGATGGATTGCGCATCCGCAACCTTCGCACTGATTTCCGCCACCGCCGCTTTCTTGTCGTCTAGATTGAGACTCAAAGGTCTACCCTCCTAAAGTTGAACAAGAGGCCTCTCACCGAGGTAATCAGCCTCACCCTTCAGATACAGCGACCTTCGATCCAGGAGCCGACAACAACAACCAATCTGCTCGAAACCTGTTTCGTGGGTACGCCATCTGCGTAGGACGTCGCGATCCTGCACTCGACGATTAAATCCTTGCGGATTCCTACGGTCTTTGACGGCCCCGGCTGTTTGAAGCAGCCGGGTCCCAAAGTTCTTACTGAGCGGCCAGGCTTCCCTGGTCCACTTTCACGCCCGGTCCCATGGTGCTGGAGACCGAGACCTTTTTTAAATAGATACCCTTAGTACTTGCCGGTCGGGCTTTGTTCAATGCATCGATCAAAGCCAGAAAGTTTTCTTTGAGCGCATCTTCGGTGAATGAAGCACGGCCGATGGTGCACTGGACAATACCCGCTTTATCTGCACGGTATTGCACCTGGCCTGCCTTGGCGTTCTTGACCGCTTCCGCGACGTTGGGCGTTACCGTGCCCACTTTCGGGTTGGGCATCAGACCGCGCGGACCGAGCACCTGGCCTAACTGGCCGACCACACGCATGGCATCCGGCGTGGCGATGGCGATATCGAAGTCGATTTTGCCCTCTTTGACCTGGGCAGCCAGATCTTCGAAACCAACGACATCGGCACCTGCGTCTTTCGCCGCCTGCGCCTTATCGCCTTGGGCAAAGACGGCGACGCGCACGGTCTTGCCGGTGCCTTTGGGCAACACGATCGCGCCGCGCACGACTTGGTCCGACTTCTTGGCGTCGATGCCAAGATTGATGGCAACGTCGATCGATTCGTTGAACTTCGCGCTTGCACCTTCCTTGACGAGCTTGATCGCATCG
This window contains:
- the rplL gene encoding 50S ribosomal protein L7/L12 → MAVAKADILEAISGLTVLELSQLIKDMEEKFGVSAAATAVAVAAPAAGGGAAAAEEKTEFTVILNSSGDNKVNVIKVVRAVTGLGLKEAKDLVDGAPKPVKEAIPKKDAEDIKKQLEDAGGKAEIK
- the rplJ gene encoding 50S ribosomal protein L10, which translates into the protein MSLNLDDKKAAVAEISAKVADAQSIVLAEYRGLEVGDMTALRAKARNSGVYLRVLKNTLARRAVTGTPFESLAEHMIGPLAYGISTDPVAAAKVLNEFAKANEKFVIKAGAMPGQVMTPKQVATLATMPSREELLAKLMGTMQAPVAKFVQTLNEVPGKFVRTVAAVRDQKEKQAA
- the rplA gene encoding 50S ribosomal protein L1, whose product is MAHLSKRTKALRSKIDRDKIYPIVDAIKLVKEGASAKFNESIDVAINLGIDAKKSDQVVRGAIVLPKGTGKTVRVAVFAQGDKAQAAKDAGADVVGFEDLAAQVKEGKIDFDIAIATPDAMRVVGQLGQVLGPRGLMPNPKVGTVTPNVAEAVKNAKAGQVQYRADKAGIVQCTIGRASFTEDALKENFLALIDALNKARPASTKGIYLKKVSVSSTMGPGVKVDQGSLAAQ